ACGCCATTCCAGGAGCTGTTCGAGCTCCAGCGGGACCTGATGGACCTCTTTGGCCGGTTCTTCGGGAGCGTCACCCGCGGGGCGGCGGACTTCCTGGCGAACACCGAGGCCCTTTACCGGAACGGGCATCTGGTGATTCGCGCGGAGCTCGCGGGCGTTGATCCCAAGAGCGTGGACGTCTCCGTCGCGGGCGATACGCTCACGATCAAGGGCGAGCGGAAGGCGCCCGACGTTCCCATGGACGATCGGCTCTTCAGCGAGATCGTCTACGGGAAGTTCGAGCGGAACATCCCCCTGCCGGAGGGCCTGGATGCCGATCGCGTCAAGGCTGTCTGGCACAACGGGATGCTGGAAATCACGATCCCGGTGAGTCAGGCGATCCGGCCCAGGAAGGTCCCGGTGGAGATCGCCAAGGCCTAGGCTGCAGGGAATGTGGGGTCGAAAGGGGCTCCACCTTCCGAGCCTGGGATGAGTGTCCGTCTCCGTGTGCGACGTGCGTGAAAGGAGGTGAGCCATGATGCTTGCCGATTTGGGCCTCTTGATCATCCGCGTGGTGGTCGGTGCGCTGTTCATCGGTCACGGGCTGCAGAAGCTGGCCGGCTGGTTTGGCGGGCACGGGCTCCCCGGCACCGGTCAGTGGATGGCATCGCTGGGGCTGCGGCCCGGGCGCGCATGGGCTGCGCTGGCGGGAACCCTGGAGACACTCGGCGGCCTGTGCCTCGGGCTGGGCCTGCTCAGCCCGCTGGGAGCCTTGTTCATCAGCGGAGTCATGGTGATGGCGATCGTTCGCATCCACTGGCCGAGGGGCATCTGGGTCACGAACGGCGGATACGAGTATCCGCTGATGAACCTTACAGTGGCGGTGGCCGTCGCCCTCATCGGTCCCGGCCGCTACGCGCTGGACCCGTACCTCGGCGTGGCGCTGCCGGTGGTACCGGTGCAGGCCGTCGGGCTGCTGTTGGCCCTGGCCGTGACGACGCTTGCGGGGCGGGCAGTCCCCGCTGAGCGGGCCGAAGTGCGGCACGCTGCCTAGCCTAGTCGG
This region of Armatimonadota bacterium genomic DNA includes:
- a CDS encoding Hsp20/alpha crystallin family protein gives rise to the protein MLARRTPFQELFELQRDLMDLFGRFFGSVTRGAADFLANTEALYRNGHLVIRAELAGVDPKSVDVSVAGDTLTIKGERKAPDVPMDDRLFSEIVYGKFERNIPLPEGLDADRVKAVWHNGMLEITIPVSQAIRPRKVPVEIAKA
- a CDS encoding DoxX family protein, with the protein product MMLADLGLLIIRVVVGALFIGHGLQKLAGWFGGHGLPGTGQWMASLGLRPGRAWAALAGTLETLGGLCLGLGLLSPLGALFISGVMVMAIVRIHWPRGIWVTNGGYEYPLMNLTVAVAVALIGPGRYALDPYLGVALPVVPVQAVGLLLALAVTTLAGRAVPAERAEVRHAA